In Episyrphus balteatus chromosome 4, idEpiBalt1.1, whole genome shotgun sequence, the sequence aatcagctttaagtactaagcagtaaataaatatttccaaaggaacgcagctatcaaaaggtgaaagcaaaattaaaaactttaaacgtATTTTTTGACGGTTTTTCTGACTTGAAAACATACACAAATATTCTAGTGAATTTTAGAGGGAAATAATGCTGATTTTTCACAAGTCGGTTAGAACGTAGAtcgggaaaaaacaaattttatctctTCAATTttgatctctaaaaattttgtatcccgcacaaaattttgaagttggagAAATCAagtaaattatatcaatttacattttttttctttcaaattaaattgaatttttttatttgattatgagttttatttatttcgtcttCACTTCCCAAGTATTTTATTAAGGATTCCTCTTAAttttgttggaatttttttttcttgtcacaATTTTGCCAGCGGAATAATGATTCGAACATTATTTTTCCACGCCAAATTAATTGGAGACTTTTTCTTTACAGCGgctacaaatatttaaattttgctcGTGAAGCCGAGTCGTTGTcaactttggagacttaaaaattttacgtttcgcatcagcagcgtactaggcttaacgaaaaaatatgatcgagtattctgtcaaagtcaaaataaaaaaattcataattaatttcaagaaaaaacaacagaaaataatttttaaagcaagaaataaatgaattaaaagtgaaaaaaccgtcaacactgctcttggagtcaagaaaaatgcacaggacagtaaaaagtaagtgacaaatgagtgacaactctccaattttttcctagagctgcgtactgaaaaacgaaaaaaaaagaaggaaatttttcgttcaagatttcgttaacgaaattttgtatggaaaatttcgtttcacttcagctgcgtactaggcttaaaaaattataatcttaaAAAGAGAATTTGGCAGCATTGATTTTATCCAATTGGAAGTGGAAGTTGGAActtaaacacacacacatacttATTCCAAATACCACatttatacacacacacataaacaTTGCCTTATATCCACTGTCATACTGTTAAAAATTGACatcataagaaaattattttttattaaataaataatttaaacaataatCTCCAAACGATAAATCAATTTCTTGTTGTTTGTGTAAAATAAAGTAAACAATATGGACGCACTTGATCTTATTGAAAAACGTATCGACACACTCAATCGCGTATTGGGTCCAATTCCGGATAACGACGTCAAAGGAAGTGAAAATTTCGTCGATTCCCTACTCTCAGCAAATACACTCCTTTCATCTGCTTTAGCTGGTCGAGATAACATCAACAAAGTTCTACAACGCTCTGACGAGTTAGAACGCTATCTCGATCCGAATTTCCTTGAAGAAACTCAACAAACCAAAGCAAAAGAAGTTTATGTAAATGCGGTGGCTCCTGAAATTGCAACCACCTTCAAACAGCTAGAAGAGATAAAATCCCTCGAAAAAACACTTGGCGCTGAATATTTTCGAAATATTCCCGACAAAACAGACGAACTCAAGGAGTTGACGAAAAACAATACCGAGTTTAAGCAACAAACTGAATTCATCGAAGAGAGTCTTATTCTAGCTATGAAGCGATATGGTGAACTCCAACAAGGTTTAGTTGAGTCGTTAGCTGCAATGAACAAGAGACTAGATCACATTGAAGAGAAGCTACAAAAGAAGAAGGCAGCAGATCTTAATGTGGATCTAGAACCACCAACCGAATAGAAGAGAGaagaaaattattgattttctatttttttctttaattatatttattcctttacaaatttttgatcatttttttacattaagaaataattatatatttttttctaatactacaatcattatatttcaacttttaattgttttgaaaaagagattaattataatttgaaaaaaaaaaaaaaaataataattcaagaattccaagaaaaatagaaatgttggaaaaataaagttttttttgtttaaaaaattgtatttagtttggacttttttttctacttttgctTTTGAATTTGACGTTTTTTTCCTTAGTTGGAGAAAAGAGAACACAAAGAAAACTGGGTGTGTAAACAGCATAGCAGAGAAAAGCTGGGGAGGTCTGATTCTTATTCTTATTCACTTTCTTCTTTATCTTTTCGGTGCTTCTTTTTGTCGCGACTTTTGCGATCACGTTCGCGTTCTTTGTCGCGACTTTTTGAACGACGTCTTGATTTTTCACGACTTCTTGAACGTTCACGACGTGATGATCTGCAagttaaaaatctttttttgagaaaatggtcaagatttttaatttatacaaatAATTACCTTTCACGCTCACGATCTCTTTCACGATCACGTCTTTTTCTGTCTCGATCTTCATCTGGACGTTCGGGCTCCTGAAATACAATTATCACCATTCACAAATACACAAAATTGAATATACTATGAGGAAaagaaaaagcaaagaaaaaaaccaaGGCCGGCGATAAGAGTCTAAAAAGGTTCTTTGTGGGAGATTGAAGATGTGTAggcaacaaatatttaaaaaaaaccaacatattttatacacgaaaccaatacttgccccaTAGAGCAAGTTGTTAGGATTACTGGCAgagtatctaaaaaaaaaatttgagattttctattTGCATTATTGCAACCTACATAAGTtgtgattaaaacctcgattttttttacaccaaaacTTGACCGGGGCAAGTTAAACGATAGCGACCAGCAAAAATTTAAGAACTCAGTTCTTTCATGTTTCGATTTTGTTGACTTGTTTCGTTTTCGGTAGTCATTTAAAGGTTTTAGACGATTGAAATgaaatgttcaaattttttaactgaataatttttttctagataACTTCACTCATTggcaaatataaattaaaataatttcagcTCCAGCTGAAAAAATACATCCATACATTTACTGtgagataaataaataactataaaaataataaataatgaaaagttaaggattcgtaaaaaaatgagaaaagattGGAATTTTCTCAAGCATCTTTAATTAAGAAGGTTCATGACCAAATTTTAAACAAGCTTTTTAGCAATTTGAAATGTTTTGTTAATCAAGATAATGGATGTCGAGTGTAATAATGTGAAAAActagatttgtttttttgttgcccTGATAAAATTGAAACATGTTATAGAAGTCAAAATGGacttttggagtttttttggAGTTTTCTTTGAACGGGGGCTATACTATCTAATGACCTAATTTTTTTGAGTTCGCCGGGTTTATTAACGTTTATTAAACCATTAATTTAACATTTACTAAAATTTGCATTGTAAGTAAGGTTCCTAAATTCGCCTACCAAATCGATTAATATACTCTTAGGTTTTAACAAGGTTTTTATCAGCCTCCAGAACCTGGAGCGGATCTTATCGGCTATCTCCACACATCTTTACGAATTCTTATtctaaaaaattgcattttcttcTGACTACAATTTTCAAATCAGACatcaacattttaaataaagtttcttCTACCTAAAATTAAAGTGATACCCACTACGgacgcaaaaaaataataaagcaaaaaaataaagcaattacTTGTGCTACTGAGGATGATCTTGATGATTCCTTTCGTACGGTTTTAGCTGACTTTGATGATCTTGGTGGCGATTTTGGAACTGATTGTCTTTCAatcttataaagaaaaaaaaaaaaaataagtaataagatgagttaaattttttttttgaattaaataaaaatcatatttacttttattttaacttcagTTTCGCTTCTTTCTCGATCTCGGTCCCTCTCCCGATCCCGTTCTCGGTCTTTGTCCCGATCAGAAGGTCTATCCCAATCACGCTCTCGTTCTCTTTCCCGCTCTCTTTCACGCTCCCTATCACGATCCCGATCTCTATCTCGATCACCTCGATCACCTCGATCACTGCGTTCACTCCTTTCACGATCGCTTCTTTCACGATCGCGATCCCTATCCCTCTCGCGTTCCCTTTCACGATCTCTATCCCGATCTCGATCGCGGCTCTCTCGAGAATCACGTTCTCGCCCCCGATCCATGTGATCACGTTCATTTCTATCCCAATCGCGTTCATTCATCATGGGATTCATCATGCGTGGTGGTCCCATCATCCTCATGCCTCCATTATTACCGCCCATCATCATAGGAGGTCCCATGCCCATATTATGACCCATCGGTCCCATTGGTGGCCTCATCGGAGGTCCCATCGGTTGCATTGGTGGTCCCATCGGACCCATTCCCATTGGACCTGGAGGTCCCATCGTCCCTGGCCCAGGAGTCAACTCTTTGATTCCACTCGGAGCCCAGCCGGGATTTTCGTTCATCCATTGCGATTCCTGAGTTGGTTCATAACCGTAACCATCGAATGGATCAGAATCGAAGAAAGGATCGTCTGGCATGAAATTCGACATCGGTCCAGGTCCACCTGTTCGACTATATTCTCGACACTCTGCAGTCATTACTTGAATAACATTTTCCTTAGAAGTTGGAGGTGCCCCATTCGGGCCAGGTCCTCCCCGCCGCGGTGGCATCATCATGTATTTGCCTTCCCCACCACCCATTCCAGTTAACATTCGGTTACTGTTTTGGGGGTTTCGTTCTCCGCCTCCACCACCTCCACCGCCGCCACCAGGGTTCATCTGCTGCGGAGGAATGTGTGCATTGGACATTGGTCCAGTTAAGTTTTGTAGACCAGCACCACTCTCAACCATGCGATAGCGTTTCTGCCTTTCGCAGTACGCACGCCAGGTGTCTTCATTGAAACCGTAGTTAAAATAATCAGTTATGTCAGCACCAGGCTTCCTCCAGGGTTTCTCTTCCAGCGAGTCAATGCTGTACTCGGGCGCAGGAACCCCATTTATCGTGCCAATGCTCTCGAATTCTTCAATACTGAACTTACCTtggaaagagagagagagagattaaTTTTTTCGATTCAAAATTGGTACAATATTAAACTTAAGAATATGGACATGGCAATTTGCCGTCTGCCGGATAtgacatttcataaaaaagtattaagaaatttaaaaaaagaatcatgtaattaaaaaaaaaaaagatttacaaaatgatttgcataaattataaagtttgtataaatcaataaattttttttattattagaattagcaaaaaatttttaatataacatAGAGCTTGCATTAAATGttgaaatttattgttttagttAACAGCGTTGTTAAACTATTGAcgtatacatcattaaaaattcatttaatccactcttctttagttaaagttcttacttttaatgaaaacttcaaatttaaaactctgttaaaaattcGCTagggatttttttatatttttgaataataaatctGTCTGAAGCTAcgattttgtcaaatcaaatcaaacagATTTTAATGTATCATAAAAACTATGGCTTGTAAAtattttgcagctgaaaacgcCAGGCGAAAACCCATAGACTAAAGTAACAATATAACAGTGGTAAACAAAGAGTGTTAAAATTTCAATGTTGTGAGATGATTATACTATGCATTTTCTCGACCCTGATTAGTTTTTCCTAGTCGTGTGGTGGAGAAGTTAACATAGTAGATCTAGTTGGTACTACATAAGCTCCTCTAGGGAGTATATGCattaccgatttttttttatatatttctgtCTAAAAAGCATTTTAAGGAAGTGTTGTCTATTTAACTCTTTCAGTCACACTTTTAAGTGAAagataaaatttacaaattttgtttataattatatttgttATGGTTActtgaatataaaaatacatataattttttttaaaaccgttttattttttaagaaaaattgtatttataacCTGTAGTTACAGTTATAATTTGACTtgaaaatcaaacaaatcatgtttaattttttttttaaatagatttcaATACAAAAGAGTAATAAAAATTTACTATAGATTTTCTGCAATACTTCAAACAAGGTCATTCCCTTTGGCAAAACCAATTAAAATTTGTAACATTTTCACTATCAAATAATGCGAACTGCTATCATTTTTAGTATActgcatgttaaaaaaaaattaacatgaactATGTTGAAAAGTATACTAACGGGATATGCAAAAAAAGAATCCGCCAGATGGCATGGAAAaagcatacaaatttttgagaaGGTGATAACTAACCACCAAGACTGAAAGAGTTAACCCTCATAACCCACAGATAACAATTTCTGGCGAGCTGCTGTcattttaattacaaaacatttttcaaataaaataattatgaaaTGATATTTGACGCTAACGGAGAGTGAAATCCTGTTTTaaacctccatttgctctaaaaatccctcttaaaaggtcgaatttggggTTTTATcttgtgctgagtccgaatccgaagtcaaaatttacTTGAATATGAGCAGgtctaaaaatcattttttgggtacatttgacgtcgaataacatcaccgttaagttatttttttgcaaagctACTTAGGGCTctgttatagctatcagtaaaatccatcagtaaaaattttgtttaactattttgaatactttaaacttttattttgagaaaaatattgatgaaataagttgaaagcatattttaactattttttttttcacaaagaaTTAATGCATttggtgttaaattttattcacaaatccattttataaattttactcttcagtaaaatgaaatttcatcagtaaaatttataaaatgaatttttgtctaaaatataACAGCAAATGCATtggttctttttcaaaaaagtagtgaaaatgtgtttttaatttatttcatcaatattttgcaGAATCTTAAAGTATTCAAATTtgtactgatggattttactgatagctataactgagcccTTATTGTAATCTATAACGCCATATCATAACTtaatcaaattatttattttttttttcaaaattatttttttctcaaa encodes:
- the LOC129917806 gene encoding uncharacterized protein LOC129917806 is translated as MDALDLIEKRIDTLNRVLGPIPDNDVKGSENFVDSLLSANTLLSSALAGRDNINKVLQRSDELERYLDPNFLEETQQTKAKEVYVNAVAPEIATTFKQLEEIKSLEKTLGAEYFRNIPDKTDELKELTKNNTEFKQQTEFIEESLILAMKRYGELQQGLVESLAAMNKRLDHIEEKLQKKKAADLNVDLEPPTE
- the LOC129917791 gene encoding pre-mRNA 3'-end-processing factor FIP1, which translates into the protein MADDANEDSWLYGTSNPDSTTNEEEKSHPPDDEYGDELIDGVVGKRTSIDSADHHHAEVTSNRRKTQSNDENDDEDIVEAKNQQSPDSNERRGNLDNLNENDDEEEDPAQEMEEDEQAAAAAAEAAAAAASEEEGDSDKGKDLGDSDEDDDDSDDDINVVIGDIKSGPSYNIKQRTNLLTTAGTAPQDKAKPTQGKFSIEEFESIGTINGVPAPEYSIDSLEEKPWRKPGADITDYFNYGFNEDTWRAYCERQKRYRMVESGAGLQNLTGPMSNAHIPPQQMNPGGGGGGGGGGERNPQNSNRMLTGMGGGEGKYMMMPPRRGGPGPNGAPPTSKENVIQVMTAECREYSRTGGPGPMSNFMPDDPFFDSDPFDGYGYEPTQESQWMNENPGWAPSGIKELTPGPGTMGPPGPMGMGPMGPPMQPMGPPMRPPMGPMGHNMGMGPPMMMGGNNGGMRMMGPPRMMNPMMNERDWDRNERDHMDRGRERDSRESRDRDRDRDRERERERDRDRDRERSDRERSERSDRGDRGDRDRDRDRDRERERERERERERDWDRPSDRDKDRERDRERDRDRERSETEVKIKIERQSVPKSPPRSSKSAKTVRKESSRSSSVAQEPERPDEDRDRKRRDRERDRERERSSRRERSRSREKSRRRSKSRDKERERDRKSRDKKKHRKDKEESE